The Megalobrama amblycephala isolate DHTTF-2021 linkage group LG7, ASM1881202v1, whole genome shotgun sequence genome window below encodes:
- the LOC125272142 gene encoding von Willebrand factor A domain-containing protein 7-like isoform X2: MVSLVVVAVFLLQGALFQPPQASGFKILPADGSLTHQQITEAAFLRKMAEVCRDVAAARGRDFTLPINSKLTPTAVQRACSNSYSSLLKIPTFSLAISQTSLSNAAVDGKLLSTAHHFDNEDFKNGRDLITQGIAAVKVSMKQGRYLSARTSLGAVCHTLQDFYSHSNWVELGSTAPFSTLIRPDLPLNNLAGPNTKICKSCVGKDCSDNILPEILQQKILTSGYFHLFSSNKPEGKCSHGGFLDRTSSRDPTGGINKDGISSNHGFLHQRAAEMAINATVELLEDIRVATGNQAFLQLMGLNQTSVLAFVFDITGDLSSYISKAKRASFSIIDSRRGTSEEPSEYILVPFNNQDSGPLIRTGNADTFKRHINSLSTSVGGNFSDMALSGLLLTLTQAPPSSDIFVFTDSSAKDSELKSAVEGMIEITKSTVNFLLTSFSSRSGKNISSSRLLSQSDIQLYRDLAHVSGGQTIEVTDTRLSQAIITDVITADLVTVLERSSAKADNFSFFLDPSLSNVTVYVTGDSPVFILYSPTGVSQSGSVADGPLGSILTVGILRRVKLNSDNQTGEWKISINSTRFYSLKIIGQSTVDVLFFFVEIFERGHEDSWGQSFTRPFIGRNATLFVSVTGGDSVTVTDVLLVEASGSGVVNGSIKAVGATDFLVNVDRIPEGAFVVQLKGVLNDSTQSLPSQFQRQSPTQYKGSRITITAQLQNITLPGVPFSLNFTVASNTIGGNYTIRARTDLVETDMSFPSSLILVAGGSAQGSINLTVPSETESGTAVTLSIEAEAPGSTDLNYAIVLLTVSTASAIFSGCYSLCMCLSFSCFFVFHFV, encoded by the exons ATCAACAGCAAATTGACTCCAACTGCCGTCCAGAGAGCCTGCTCAAATTCATATTCCTCCTTATTAAAAATACCCACTTTCAGTCTGGCTATTTCTCAGACTTCCCTTAGCAATGCAGCTGTGGATGGAAAGCTGTTAAGTACTGCTCATCATTTTGATAATGAAGATTTCAAAAATGGACGGGACCTCATCACTCAGGGCATTGCTGCAGtgaaagtcagcatgaaacaggGGAGATATTTGTCTGCCCGCACCAGTCTGGGGGCTGTATGTCATACATTACAG GACTTCTATAGCCACAGTAACTGGGTGGAACTGGGAAGCACTGCTCCTTTCAGCACTCTGATCAGACCTGACCTTCCCCTCAACAATCTAGCAG GTCCCAATACAAAGATATGCAAAAGCTGTGTTGGAAAAGACTGCAGTGACAACATTCTCCCAGAGATACTGCAGCAGAAGATCTTAACTTCAGGATATTTCCACTTGTTTTCCTCAAACAAACCTGAAG GCAAATGTAGCCATGGCGGCTTTCTTGATAGGACCAGTTCTAGAGACCCCACCGGAGGCATCAATAAGGACGGCATCAGCTCAAATCATGGCTTCCTTCACCAGCGTGCTGCTGAAATGGCCATCAACGCTACTGTGGAACTGCTGGAAGACATCCGAGTGGCAACAGGAAACCAAGCCTTTCTTCA ATTGATGGGCCTCAATCAGACCTCAGTTCTGGCTTTTgtgtttgacatcacaggagATTTGTCTAGTTACATCTCAAAGGCCAAGAGAGCGTCCTTCAGTATCATAGACAGCAGGAGAGGAACATCGGAGGAACCTTCAGAATATATTCTAGTCCCATTTAATAACCAGG ATTCTGGACCTCTGATAAGGACTGGGAATGCAGATACATTCAAAAGACATATTAATTCCCTTTCAACATCTGTTGGTGGAAACTTCTCAGATATGGCACTATCAGGActcctg TTGACACTGACACAAGCTCCTCCATCATCAGACATTTTTGTTTTCACTGATTCTTCAGCAAAGGACTCTGAATTAAAAAGTGCAGTTGAGGGCATGATAGAAATCACAAAGTCAACA GTCAATTTCCTGCTGACAAGCTTCTCCTCGCGTAGTGGAAAGAATATCTCGTCGTCAAGATTATTGTCTCAGTCAGACATACAGCTGTACAGAGACCTGGCCCATGTTTCTGGTGGGCAGACCATAGAGGTCACAGACACTAGATTGTCTCAAGCCATCATTACTGATGTAATCACTGCTGACCTG GTGACTGTGCTAGAGAGAAGTTCAGCCAAGGCAGacaacttttcttttttcttagaTCCATCTCTGTCCAATGTGACTGTGTATGTCACCGGAGACTCTCCGGTCTTTATCCTCTACAGCCCTACAG GTGTGTCTCAGTCAGGTTCAGTGGCAGATGGTCCTCTGGGTAGCATCCTGACTGTTGGGATTTTAAGGAGAGTAAAACTAAACTCTGACAACCAGACAGGGGAATGGAAGATCAGCATTAACTCTACAAGATTCTACAGCCTTAAAATCATTG GTCAGAGTACTGTGGATGTCCTCTTTTTCTTTGTGGAGATATTTGAGCGAGGTCATGAAGACTCATGGGGACAGAGTTTCACCCGCCCTTTTATTG GTCGGAATGCTACTTTGTTTGTCTCCGTGACCGGAGGAGATTCAGTCACAGTGACTGACGTGCTTCTAGTTGAAGCTTCAGGATCTGGTGTTGTTAATGGATCCATCAAAGCAGTGGGTGCAACAGACTTCCTGGTCAACGTAGACAGAATCCCAGAGGGGGCATTTGTGGTCCAACTCAAAGGGGTGTTGAATGACTCGACTCAATCTTTGCCCAGTCAATTCCAGAGACAGTCACCCACCCAATATAAAGGATCTAGAATAACCATCACA GCCCAATTGCAGAACATTACACTGCCTGGAGTCCCATTCAGTCTCAACTTCACAGTGGCCTCTAACACTATAGGCGGCAACTACACTATCCGAGCCAGGACTGACCTGGTGGAGACTGACATGTCTTTCCCCAGCTCTCTGATCCTTGTGGCAGGAGGAAGCGCTCAGGGAAGCATCAATCTGACCGTACCCTCCGAAACCGAGTCTGGGACGGCTGTCACACTCAGTATTGAGGCAGAAGCTCCGGGGTCCACAGACCTCAATTATGCCATAGTGCTACTCACTGTCTCCACAGCAAGTGCTATTTTCAGTGGATGTTACTCACTTTGCATGTGCCTTTCTTTctcctgtttttttgttttccattttgtATGA
- the LOC125272142 gene encoding von Willebrand factor A domain-containing protein 7-like isoform X1, with the protein MNFPTVVNVNMVSLVVVAVFLLQGALFQPPQASGFKILPADGSLTHQQITEAAFLRKMAEVCRDVAAARGRDFTLPINSKLTPTAVQRACSNSYSSLLKIPTFSLAISQTSLSNAAVDGKLLSTAHHFDNEDFKNGRDLITQGIAAVKVSMKQGRYLSARTSLGAVCHTLQDFYSHSNWVELGSTAPFSTLIRPDLPLNNLAGPNTKICKSCVGKDCSDNILPEILQQKILTSGYFHLFSSNKPEGKCSHGGFLDRTSSRDPTGGINKDGISSNHGFLHQRAAEMAINATVELLEDIRVATGNQAFLQLMGLNQTSVLAFVFDITGDLSSYISKAKRASFSIIDSRRGTSEEPSEYILVPFNNQDSGPLIRTGNADTFKRHINSLSTSVGGNFSDMALSGLLLTLTQAPPSSDIFVFTDSSAKDSELKSAVEGMIEITKSTVNFLLTSFSSRSGKNISSSRLLSQSDIQLYRDLAHVSGGQTIEVTDTRLSQAIITDVITADLVTVLERSSAKADNFSFFLDPSLSNVTVYVTGDSPVFILYSPTGVSQSGSVADGPLGSILTVGILRRVKLNSDNQTGEWKISINSTRFYSLKIIGQSTVDVLFFFVEIFERGHEDSWGQSFTRPFIGRNATLFVSVTGGDSVTVTDVLLVEASGSGVVNGSIKAVGATDFLVNVDRIPEGAFVVQLKGVLNDSTQSLPSQFQRQSPTQYKGSRITITAQLQNITLPGVPFSLNFTVASNTIGGNYTIRARTDLVETDMSFPSSLILVAGGSAQGSINLTVPSETESGTAVTLSIEAEAPGSTDLNYAIVLLTVSTASAIFSGCYSLCMCLSFSCFFVFHFV; encoded by the exons ATCAACAGCAAATTGACTCCAACTGCCGTCCAGAGAGCCTGCTCAAATTCATATTCCTCCTTATTAAAAATACCCACTTTCAGTCTGGCTATTTCTCAGACTTCCCTTAGCAATGCAGCTGTGGATGGAAAGCTGTTAAGTACTGCTCATCATTTTGATAATGAAGATTTCAAAAATGGACGGGACCTCATCACTCAGGGCATTGCTGCAGtgaaagtcagcatgaaacaggGGAGATATTTGTCTGCCCGCACCAGTCTGGGGGCTGTATGTCATACATTACAG GACTTCTATAGCCACAGTAACTGGGTGGAACTGGGAAGCACTGCTCCTTTCAGCACTCTGATCAGACCTGACCTTCCCCTCAACAATCTAGCAG GTCCCAATACAAAGATATGCAAAAGCTGTGTTGGAAAAGACTGCAGTGACAACATTCTCCCAGAGATACTGCAGCAGAAGATCTTAACTTCAGGATATTTCCACTTGTTTTCCTCAAACAAACCTGAAG GCAAATGTAGCCATGGCGGCTTTCTTGATAGGACCAGTTCTAGAGACCCCACCGGAGGCATCAATAAGGACGGCATCAGCTCAAATCATGGCTTCCTTCACCAGCGTGCTGCTGAAATGGCCATCAACGCTACTGTGGAACTGCTGGAAGACATCCGAGTGGCAACAGGAAACCAAGCCTTTCTTCA ATTGATGGGCCTCAATCAGACCTCAGTTCTGGCTTTTgtgtttgacatcacaggagATTTGTCTAGTTACATCTCAAAGGCCAAGAGAGCGTCCTTCAGTATCATAGACAGCAGGAGAGGAACATCGGAGGAACCTTCAGAATATATTCTAGTCCCATTTAATAACCAGG ATTCTGGACCTCTGATAAGGACTGGGAATGCAGATACATTCAAAAGACATATTAATTCCCTTTCAACATCTGTTGGTGGAAACTTCTCAGATATGGCACTATCAGGActcctg TTGACACTGACACAAGCTCCTCCATCATCAGACATTTTTGTTTTCACTGATTCTTCAGCAAAGGACTCTGAATTAAAAAGTGCAGTTGAGGGCATGATAGAAATCACAAAGTCAACA GTCAATTTCCTGCTGACAAGCTTCTCCTCGCGTAGTGGAAAGAATATCTCGTCGTCAAGATTATTGTCTCAGTCAGACATACAGCTGTACAGAGACCTGGCCCATGTTTCTGGTGGGCAGACCATAGAGGTCACAGACACTAGATTGTCTCAAGCCATCATTACTGATGTAATCACTGCTGACCTG GTGACTGTGCTAGAGAGAAGTTCAGCCAAGGCAGacaacttttcttttttcttagaTCCATCTCTGTCCAATGTGACTGTGTATGTCACCGGAGACTCTCCGGTCTTTATCCTCTACAGCCCTACAG GTGTGTCTCAGTCAGGTTCAGTGGCAGATGGTCCTCTGGGTAGCATCCTGACTGTTGGGATTTTAAGGAGAGTAAAACTAAACTCTGACAACCAGACAGGGGAATGGAAGATCAGCATTAACTCTACAAGATTCTACAGCCTTAAAATCATTG GTCAGAGTACTGTGGATGTCCTCTTTTTCTTTGTGGAGATATTTGAGCGAGGTCATGAAGACTCATGGGGACAGAGTTTCACCCGCCCTTTTATTG GTCGGAATGCTACTTTGTTTGTCTCCGTGACCGGAGGAGATTCAGTCACAGTGACTGACGTGCTTCTAGTTGAAGCTTCAGGATCTGGTGTTGTTAATGGATCCATCAAAGCAGTGGGTGCAACAGACTTCCTGGTCAACGTAGACAGAATCCCAGAGGGGGCATTTGTGGTCCAACTCAAAGGGGTGTTGAATGACTCGACTCAATCTTTGCCCAGTCAATTCCAGAGACAGTCACCCACCCAATATAAAGGATCTAGAATAACCATCACA GCCCAATTGCAGAACATTACACTGCCTGGAGTCCCATTCAGTCTCAACTTCACAGTGGCCTCTAACACTATAGGCGGCAACTACACTATCCGAGCCAGGACTGACCTGGTGGAGACTGACATGTCTTTCCCCAGCTCTCTGATCCTTGTGGCAGGAGGAAGCGCTCAGGGAAGCATCAATCTGACCGTACCCTCCGAAACCGAGTCTGGGACGGCTGTCACACTCAGTATTGAGGCAGAAGCTCCGGGGTCCACAGACCTCAATTATGCCATAGTGCTACTCACTGTCTCCACAGCAAGTGCTATTTTCAGTGGATGTTACTCACTTTGCATGTGCCTTTCTTTctcctgtttttttgttttccattttgtATGA
- the LOC125272142 gene encoding von Willebrand factor A domain-containing protein 7-like isoform X3, giving the protein MKQGRYLSARTSLGAVCHTLQDFYSHSNWVELGSTAPFSTLIRPDLPLNNLAGPNTKICKSCVGKDCSDNILPEILQQKILTSGYFHLFSSNKPEGKCSHGGFLDRTSSRDPTGGINKDGISSNHGFLHQRAAEMAINATVELLEDIRVATGNQAFLQLMGLNQTSVLAFVFDITGDLSSYISKAKRASFSIIDSRRGTSEEPSEYILVPFNNQDSGPLIRTGNADTFKRHINSLSTSVGGNFSDMALSGLLLTLTQAPPSSDIFVFTDSSAKDSELKSAVEGMIEITKSTVNFLLTSFSSRSGKNISSSRLLSQSDIQLYRDLAHVSGGQTIEVTDTRLSQAIITDVITADLVTVLERSSAKADNFSFFLDPSLSNVTVYVTGDSPVFILYSPTGVSQSGSVADGPLGSILTVGILRRVKLNSDNQTGEWKISINSTRFYSLKIIGQSTVDVLFFFVEIFERGHEDSWGQSFTRPFIGRNATLFVSVTGGDSVTVTDVLLVEASGSGVVNGSIKAVGATDFLVNVDRIPEGAFVVQLKGVLNDSTQSLPSQFQRQSPTQYKGSRITITAQLQNITLPGVPFSLNFTVASNTIGGNYTIRARTDLVETDMSFPSSLILVAGGSAQGSINLTVPSETESGTAVTLSIEAEAPGSTDLNYAIVLLTVSTASAIFSGCYSLCMCLSFSCFFVFHFV; this is encoded by the exons atgaaacaggGGAGATATTTGTCTGCCCGCACCAGTCTGGGGGCTGTATGTCATACATTACAG GACTTCTATAGCCACAGTAACTGGGTGGAACTGGGAAGCACTGCTCCTTTCAGCACTCTGATCAGACCTGACCTTCCCCTCAACAATCTAGCAG GTCCCAATACAAAGATATGCAAAAGCTGTGTTGGAAAAGACTGCAGTGACAACATTCTCCCAGAGATACTGCAGCAGAAGATCTTAACTTCAGGATATTTCCACTTGTTTTCCTCAAACAAACCTGAAG GCAAATGTAGCCATGGCGGCTTTCTTGATAGGACCAGTTCTAGAGACCCCACCGGAGGCATCAATAAGGACGGCATCAGCTCAAATCATGGCTTCCTTCACCAGCGTGCTGCTGAAATGGCCATCAACGCTACTGTGGAACTGCTGGAAGACATCCGAGTGGCAACAGGAAACCAAGCCTTTCTTCA ATTGATGGGCCTCAATCAGACCTCAGTTCTGGCTTTTgtgtttgacatcacaggagATTTGTCTAGTTACATCTCAAAGGCCAAGAGAGCGTCCTTCAGTATCATAGACAGCAGGAGAGGAACATCGGAGGAACCTTCAGAATATATTCTAGTCCCATTTAATAACCAGG ATTCTGGACCTCTGATAAGGACTGGGAATGCAGATACATTCAAAAGACATATTAATTCCCTTTCAACATCTGTTGGTGGAAACTTCTCAGATATGGCACTATCAGGActcctg TTGACACTGACACAAGCTCCTCCATCATCAGACATTTTTGTTTTCACTGATTCTTCAGCAAAGGACTCTGAATTAAAAAGTGCAGTTGAGGGCATGATAGAAATCACAAAGTCAACA GTCAATTTCCTGCTGACAAGCTTCTCCTCGCGTAGTGGAAAGAATATCTCGTCGTCAAGATTATTGTCTCAGTCAGACATACAGCTGTACAGAGACCTGGCCCATGTTTCTGGTGGGCAGACCATAGAGGTCACAGACACTAGATTGTCTCAAGCCATCATTACTGATGTAATCACTGCTGACCTG GTGACTGTGCTAGAGAGAAGTTCAGCCAAGGCAGacaacttttcttttttcttagaTCCATCTCTGTCCAATGTGACTGTGTATGTCACCGGAGACTCTCCGGTCTTTATCCTCTACAGCCCTACAG GTGTGTCTCAGTCAGGTTCAGTGGCAGATGGTCCTCTGGGTAGCATCCTGACTGTTGGGATTTTAAGGAGAGTAAAACTAAACTCTGACAACCAGACAGGGGAATGGAAGATCAGCATTAACTCTACAAGATTCTACAGCCTTAAAATCATTG GTCAGAGTACTGTGGATGTCCTCTTTTTCTTTGTGGAGATATTTGAGCGAGGTCATGAAGACTCATGGGGACAGAGTTTCACCCGCCCTTTTATTG GTCGGAATGCTACTTTGTTTGTCTCCGTGACCGGAGGAGATTCAGTCACAGTGACTGACGTGCTTCTAGTTGAAGCTTCAGGATCTGGTGTTGTTAATGGATCCATCAAAGCAGTGGGTGCAACAGACTTCCTGGTCAACGTAGACAGAATCCCAGAGGGGGCATTTGTGGTCCAACTCAAAGGGGTGTTGAATGACTCGACTCAATCTTTGCCCAGTCAATTCCAGAGACAGTCACCCACCCAATATAAAGGATCTAGAATAACCATCACA GCCCAATTGCAGAACATTACACTGCCTGGAGTCCCATTCAGTCTCAACTTCACAGTGGCCTCTAACACTATAGGCGGCAACTACACTATCCGAGCCAGGACTGACCTGGTGGAGACTGACATGTCTTTCCCCAGCTCTCTGATCCTTGTGGCAGGAGGAAGCGCTCAGGGAAGCATCAATCTGACCGTACCCTCCGAAACCGAGTCTGGGACGGCTGTCACACTCAGTATTGAGGCAGAAGCTCCGGGGTCCACAGACCTCAATTATGCCATAGTGCTACTCACTGTCTCCACAGCAAGTGCTATTTTCAGTGGATGTTACTCACTTTGCATGTGCCTTTCTTTctcctgtttttttgttttccattttgtATGA